From Larimichthys crocea isolate SSNF unplaced genomic scaffold, L_crocea_2.0 scaffold539, whole genome shotgun sequence, the proteins below share one genomic window:
- the LOC104934850 gene encoding GTPase IMAP family member 4: MSSISKQLSSISCAGRKPPSSSTEIRLVLLGKTGSGKSSTANTILGRKVFDSKVGSSSATQRCHRAYGEFRGRHLVLLDTPGLLDTHQSPQEVQRELRRSVSLLYPGPHVFLLVIQIGRFTQEDKEALRQIKQAMGSHSLSFSLVVFTHGDRLGEEKSVKHCLIDECTDLAQLVAGCGGRYCVFNNQSSKNKEQVSELLTLVDSVMQANKGCCYGSKMLQKAEEDLAQELQEERRLMEEKEELLKKKHEAAVRESHEKELEMVQQKSNREMEELKKKLELEKEKEEKLARDLEVAFRRGIEEKEKKEKERKIQEMVRVMEIRREEEQRREALQEELDKATKMLEEQAEREEKMRRTIEEKLQRDRAENEKKEREREVQQIQKEQAIRQREEMKRDALQRELEKLTESLEEQSRMEEERKKQMEDVLRRERDENQRERDIQMENQRAEKRRTAALKQELKLIQMKIEEHKTSEENLKRQLEENLRRERERCGKEMFTLKKQCDEERSELPETSRKERSAESTLTTVTGYVQEMSLLGLNTALETVGTPCSIQ, encoded by the exons ATGTCCTCTATAAGCAAGCAACTGTCTTCCATCAGCTGTGCAG gCAGGAagcctccttcctcctccactgaGATCAGACTGGTTTTGCTGGGGAAGACTGGCAGCGGGAAAAGCTCCACCGCCAACACCATCCTGGGCCGTAAGGTCTTTGACTCAAAGGTCGGCAGCTCCTCCGCCACACAGCGTTGCCACAGGGCATATGGAGAGTTTCGCGGGCGACACTTGGTGCTCCTGGACACTCCGGGGCTGCTGGACACTCATCAGTCTCCACAGGAGGTGCAGAGGGAGTTGAGGAGGAGCGTTAGCCTCCTGTATCCCGGACCTCATGTGTTCCTTCTTGTTATTCAGATTGGGAGGTTCACTCAGGAGGATAAGGAGGCTTTGCGGCAGATCAAACAGGCAATGGGTTCCCACTCTTTGAGCTTCTCTTTGGTGGTTTTCACCCATGGAGATCGTCTGGGAGAAGAGAAATCCGTGAAGCATTGTCTGATAGACGAGTGCACGGATCTGGCCCAGCTGGTGGCCGGATGTGGTGGCAGGTACTGCGTCTTCAACAACCAGAGCTCCAAGAACAAGGAGCAGgtgtccgagctcctcacctTAGTGGACAGCGTGATGCAAGCAAACAAAGGATGCTGTTACGGCAGCAAGATGCTCCAGAAAGCAGAGGAGGATCTGGctcaggagctgcaggaggagaggaggctcatggaggagaaggaggagctgTTGAAGAAGAAGCACGAGGCAGCAGTAAGAGAGTCACATGAGAAAGAGTTGGAGATGGTGCAGCAAAAAAGCAACCgggagatggaggagctgaagaaaaagctggagctggagaaggagaaggaggagaaactgGCAAGAGATTTGGAGGTGGCCTTCAGACGTGGGatagaggagaaggagaagaaggagaaggagaggaagataCAAGAGATGGTGAGAGTGATGGAGATCCGTAGAGAGGAGGAGCAAAGGAGGGAAGCTCTTCAAGAAGAGCTTGACAAAGCTACTAAAATGCTGGAGGAGCAGGCTGAGCGGGAGGAGAAAATGAGGAGAACAATAGAGGAGAAACTCCAAAGGGACAGAGcggaaaatgaaaagaaagaacgCGAGAGGGAAGTCCAGCAAATACAGAAAGAGCAGGCCATCaggcagagggaggagatgaagagagacgctctacagagagagctggagaaacTCACCGAGAGCTTGGAGGAGCAgagcaggatggaggaggagaggaagaaacaaatgGAGGACGTGCTGAGGCGTGAGAGGGACgagaaccagagagagagggacataCAGATGGAGAATCAGAGAGCGGAGAAAAGGAGAACGGCGGCCCTCAAGCAGGAGTTGAAGCTCATCCAAATGAAAATCGAGGAGCATAAAACGAGCGAGGAAAACCTCAAGAGACAGCTGGAGGAGAAcctgaggagggagagggaaaggtGTGGCAAAGAGATGTTTACGCTGAAGAAGCAGTGTGACGAGGAGAGATCAGAGCTACCTGAGACGTCGAGGAAGGAGAGGTCTGCAGAGAGCACGCTGACAACTGTGACCGGATACGTCCAGGAAATGAGTCTGCTGGGGCTGAACACAGCTTTAGAGACTGTTGGAACGCCCTGCAGCATTCAATAG
- the n4bp2 gene encoding NEDD4-binding protein 2, which translates to MPRRKKNGQSPARVPGGGPPEGGSLGHSAGYRLLPQGFDGAMASSSVKEEIVTSMQEMFSHLDPEVIYIVLSECDFKVENAMDSLLELSRAAEVEAPTLPPPPVSGFERTAAALLSPRHFSEPRPDTDSSRTQQQELLPSSPPSANLLTEELDLLVDQELQTLTTQRDVKEARHTSQYLSSFPPPPPFPQQVLPELLQTSMQPGSRGPSGALEEHISGTSSPLDELSTWEDDTAGQEQQQQQQQQSMVDLKHLMAETPADKPKPPLDLAASGRPSAFQVYKKQEPSHTLSDTLPSKGIVGGARSKMVNQEQLGYTPPPWNLQAPVFSPRIHGNQGPTFITPVAPNWSSQPWLSQGPVGQAPLKPSAIIPKSWAMPAPRPPAQSSRLRLEGKVLVLLRGAPGSGKSTLARAFVEHNPGGVKLSTDDYFTRHGEYWFDPSALGEAHEWNHQRAKEAFERGANPIIIDNTNLQGWEMRPYVVQALKHGYKILFREPDTWWKNKPRELERRTKHKVPVDKIRRMLDGYERYVTIQSIMGSQRPPLENRGSQLVSSGAPCPDLVGPPGLTDGCKKSQLFSSLPDVSSIGRSSEVGQSEDGAHKSTESLNFQPTQRLTENPEVSNRDDDIDLGDLDSELDAQLELNHPIGDQRIPDCIVESVMNEDHRGEEVPVAFSESIGQRVRRERPSRRSAFDRLQPADLVKDTNPSESEAKEKEKTKEEDEGGEKGMLDFVGDWPSEGSLGQRQVRRRERHKEGNSKEAEGVSQEDKHTKEFQKLLDLIQTGVPPDCTGSSCSSSFSLISEEEVEKEEEAGGRFEESSEKREESMSRVNSARGELPDCVLDWKAAESCKIRELRIDDWEGLKTENKASATTGDDTLETVELKSTDPTDPHTTVEANVCHDGAGSLDVEVEVGTEPCSGPADVDVNDCTENESKAEAEISEACQSPVCEGSVEAESGAFSGGSQERKQRQGRRSGKQCKLALTFTQNRPASPPNTFESPNTAAEPLNSTQNTISADVEPNLNTKTSLSLEPNLDLLTETHLQPPSPCPLADEGFSTQTEPQDFALLWRLNRQDGADNAAVTGDVKVLSGDSSRFVPELSSVVSAAVAVNASGHREVPYRVVHEKGTQVEEKEFGVTQDRLESLRILSRHFKLVSFDTLEDLYDKCYQDLEWTTNLLLDSGERFFRDEDGVEEDLAITPVLCGALGKAEDTTASPDVSDGHHSEDRPTGIEEGTQQSTSGTVNGSDQNSNKADARSFGDAAHSDTAAQTDLSLPQADRGGDAEHKVASEADLIGGAWGGSSDDGVIIEESRVESEEEMASMDTANQLLLAELDKMEREERAERRLVEERRSRHLDIQSVELKLPTEVALQLTELFGPVGVDPGSCSTDDYAVQMDLNLAKLLHQKWKETIQERQRQATLSFHLLQESSVHWGDSQSNKSGPRTQPAHFLISADGYSSMDSQSEASSQLPFMDHWNVSRPHISLRDIIKEEQALQENVEKTRQNRAELDRRDGATLLKENQLYALFPNIDRHFLQDIFRDNNYSLTQTELFLRSILDEEPVKTVVAPEAPRLDHQRAASKEREKRQKPPEAIVPNYQDTEDPEYEDFRAEASLHRSRQLESFSKAAEAYKQGRKDVASFYAQQGQLHGKRMHEANRRAAVQIFERRNSSLLPSNILDLHGLHVDEALEHLAQVLEDKTTDCEQGLCRPQLSVITGRGNHSLGGVARIRPAVIDYLTSKHYRFTEPKPGLVLVSLK; encoded by the exons ATGCCCCGGAGAAAGAAGAACGGCCAGAGCCCGGCCAGGGTGCCCGGCGGCGGGCCACCAGAGGGGGGAAGCCTCGGTCACAGCGCGGGTTACCGACTACTACCTCAGGGATTTGACGGCGCAATGGCGAGCAGCTCCGTCAAAGAGGAAATCGTGACAAGCATGCAGGAGATGTTCTCACACCTGGACCCTGAAGTTATTTACATCGTGCTGTCCGAGTGTGACTTTAAAG TTGAAAATGCGATGGACTCTCTCTTGGAGCTGTCCAGAGCTGCTGAAGTTGAAGCCCccacacttcctcctcctcctgtctctggcTTTGAGCGCACAGCCGCTGCCCTGCTCAGCCCACGCCACTTTTCTGAACCTAGACCCGACACAGACTCCTccagaacacagcagcaggagctgctgccctcctctcctccctctgccaaCCTCCTGACAGAAGAGCTCGACCTGCTAGTCGATCAGGAGCTACAGACACTAACTACGCAGCGAGATGTTAAGGAGGCACGCCACACCAGCCAGTATTtatcctcttttcctcctccaccaccgtTCCCACAGCAGGTCCTCCCTGAGCTGCTTCAGACCAGCATGCAGCCTGGATCTAGAGGGCCCTCTGGTGCCCTGGAGGAGCATATTTCTGGGACTTCCTCTCCTCTTGACGAGCTCAGCACTTGGGAAGACGACACCGCTgggcaggagcagcagcagcagcagcagcagcagtcgatGGTGGATCTTAAACATCTGATGGCAGAAACGCCTGCAGACAAGCCGAAACCTCCTTTGGACCTGGCAGCTTCAGGGCGTCCCTCGGCTTTTCAGGTGTATAAAAAGCAAGAGCCGTCACACACTCTTTCAGACACGCTGCCTTCTAAAGGGATAGTCGGAGGAGCGAGATCTAAGATGGTGAATCAGGAGCAGCTTGGCTACACGCCACCACCCTGGAACCTGCAGGCACCGGTCTTTTCCCCCCGTATCCATGGAAACCAGGGGCCAACATTCATAACCCCCGTGGCTCCAAACTGGTCCAGCCAACCCTGGCTGAGTCAGGGCCCTGTAGGCCAGGCCCCTCTCAAACCTTCTGCTATTATTCCCAAGTCCTGGGCCATGCCTGCTCCTCGGCCTCCTGCCCAGTCCAGCAGGCTTCGTCTGGAAGGGAAGGTCCTCGTGCTGCTGCGTGGTGCTCCTGGATCTGGCAAGTCAACCTTGGCAAG agccTTTGTCGAGCATAATCCAGGTGGAGTTAAACTGAGCACCGATGACTATTTCACTCGTCATGGGGAATATTGGTTTGACCCCTCAGCTCTGGGGGAGGCCCACGAGTGGAACCATCAACgag CCAAAGAGGCTTTTGAAAGAGGCGCTAACCCAATCATCATCGACAACACCAACTTGCAGGGCTGGGAGATGAGACCCTATGTGGTTCAG GCGCTGAAACATGGATACAAGATTCTGTTCCGAGAGCCGGACACTTGGTGGAAGAACAAACCCAGAGAActggagag ACGCACCAAACATAAAGTGCCGGTGGACAAAATCCGACGCATGCTCGACGGATACGAGCGCTACGTCACTATCCAGTCCATCATGGGTTCACAGCGCCCTCCTCTGGAGAACAGAGGCTCACA GCTGGTGTCTTCTGGAGCTCCTTGTCCTGACCTTGTCGGTCCGCCTGGATTGACAGATGGATGTAAGAAGTCTCAGctgttttcctccctccctgatGTGTCATCTATTGGTCGTTCTAGTGAGGTGGGACAGTCGGAGGACGGCGCCCACAAATCTACAGAGTCTCTCAATTTCCAACCGACTCAAAGACTCACGGAAAACCCTGAAGTGTCCAACAGGGACGATGACATTGATTTGGGGGATCTGGATTCAGAGTTGGACGCTCAGTTAGAGCTGAATCATCCAATAGGAGATCAGAGAATACCCGACTGTATCGTAGAATCAGTGATGAATGAAGATCACCGCGGGGAGGAAGTGCCCGTGGCTTTCTCCGAGTCTATCGGACagagagtgaggagagagaggccgaGCAGGAGGTCTGCTTTTGACAGGCTGCAGCCTGCAGATCTGGTGAAAGATACTAACCCATCAGAGAGTGAGGcgaaggagaaagaaaagacaaaggaagaggatgagggTGGAGAGAAGGGGATGTTGGATTTTGTAGGAGATTGGCCGTCTGAAGGGTCCCTCGGGCAGCGTCaggtgaggagaagagagcgcCACAAAGAAGGAAACAGCAAGGAAGCTGAAGGCGTGTCTcaagaagacaaacacacaaaagagttTCAGAAGCTTCTCGATCTGATTCAGACAGGCGTGCCTCCCGATTGTACCGGCTCTTCCTGCTCGTCCTCCTTTTCCCTAATCTCTGAAGAGGAagtggagaaagaagaggaggcggGTGGCAGGTTTGAGGAATCTAGTGAGAAGAGGGAAGAAAGCATGAGCAGGGTTAACAGCGCCAGAGGTGAATTACCTGACTGTGTGTTAGACTGGAAGGCAGCTGAATCTTGCAAGATCAGGGAATTGAGAATTGATGACTGGGAGGGacttaaaactgaaaataaagcGAGTGCTACCACAGGAGATGATACGCTGGAGACCGTGGAGCTGAAATCAACCGACCCAACAGATCCCCACACAACTGTAGAGGCAAACGTATGCCATGATGGAGCGGGAAGCCTTGACGTTGAAGTTGAGGTTGGTACAGAGCCTTGTTCTGGTCCTGCTGACGTGGACGTGAATGACTGCACGGAGAATGAGTCGAAAGCTGAGGCTGAGATCAGTGAAGCGTGTCAGAGTCCTGTGTGCGAGGGCTCTGTGGAGGCAGAGAGCGGTGCTTTCAGTGGAGGCAGTCAGGAGAGGAAGCAGCGTCAGGGTCGCAGATCGGGGAAACAGTGCAAACTTGCCCTCACGTTTACGCAAAACCGCCCCGCTTCTCCACCAAATACTTTCGAAAGTCCCAACACCGCTGCCGAACCCCTCAACAGCACTCAGAATACCATTAGCGCAGACGTTGAACCTAACTTAAATACTAAAACCAGCCTTAGCCTTGAACCAAATCTTGACCTGTTAACAGAGACACACCTGCAGCCTCCTTCCCCCTGTCCTCTGGCAGATGAAGGCTTCTCCACCCAGACAGAACCTCAAGACTTCGCCCTTCTTTGGCGTCTGAATCGTCAAGACGGCGCCGATAACGCAGCTGTCACAGGTGACGTTAAAGTCCTGTCCGGCGACTCCTCTCGCTTCGTACCGGAGCTGTCCTCTGTCGTGTCTGCAGCTGTTGCGGTTAATGCGTCTGGACACAGAGAGGTGCCCTACCGGGTGGTGCACGAGAAGGGCacacaggtggaggagaaagagtTCGGGGTAACTCAAGACCGACTCGAGAGCCTGCGCATCCTCAGCCGCCATTTTAAACTGGTTAGTTTCGATACGTTGGAAGATCTGTATGACAAATGCTATCAGGACCTAGAATGGACCACCAACCTCTTGCTGGACTCTGGAGAGAGGTTCTTCAGAGACGAGGATGGTGTTGAAGAGGATCTTGCCATCACACCCGTTTTGTGTGGAGCTTTAGGCAAAGCTGAAGACACAACGGCAAGTCCTGATGTGTCAGACGGGCATCACTCTGAAGATCGGCCAACAGGGATCGAGGAGGGGACTCAGCAGTCAACCTCTGGGACCGTGAACGGGTCAGATCAGAACTCAAATAAGGCTGATGCGAGAAGTTTCGGAGATGCGGCTCATTCTGACACAGCCGCACAAACAGACCTCAGTCTTCCTCAAGCAGACCGAGGTGGTGACGCCGAACACAAAGTGGCATCCGAAGCTGACCTAATAGGCGGCGCTTGGGGTGGCAGCTCTGACGACGGAGTGATAATCGAAGAGTCGAGAGTCgagagcgaggaggagatgGCTAGCATGGACACGGCcaaccagctgctgctggctgagctggacaagatggagagggaggagagagctgAAAGGAGACTcgtggaggagagaaggagcCGACACCTGGACATCCAGAGTGTGGAGCTGAAACTACCCACTGAGGTGGCACTACAGCTGACTGAGCTGTTTGGACCTGTCGGAGTAGACCCAG GTTCATGCTCCACTGATGACTACGCAGTGCAGATGGACCTGAACCTGGCTAAACTGCTCCATCAGAAATGGAAGGAAACCATCCAG gaaaGGCAGAGACAAGCaactctttcttttcatttgcttcAGGAAA GCTCAGTACACTGGGGTGACTCACAGTCTAACAAATCTGGTCCACGGACACAGCCGGCACATTTCCTGATCAGCGCTGACGGTTACTCGTCAAtggacagccaatcagaggccaGCAGTCAGCTGCCATTCATGGACCACTGGAACGTGTCCCGGCCTCACATCTCTCTCAGAGACATCATAAAGGAGGAGCAGGCTTTGCAGGAGAACGTGGAGAAG ACCAGACAAAATCGTGCAGAGCTGGACCGACGTGACGGAGCCACCCTGTTGAAAGAGAACCAACTGTACGCCCTCTTCCCCAACATTGACAGACATTTCCTCCAGGACATCTTCAGAGACAACAA TTACAGCCTGACACAGACAGAGTTGTTTCTTCGCTCTATACTGGACGAGGAGCCCGTCAAGACGGTGGTCGCTCCGGAGGCGCCTCGGCTCGACCACCAGAGAGCAGCCagcaaggagagagaaaag AGGCAGAAGCCCCCTGAGGCGATCGTACCCAACTATCAGGACACGGAGGACCCAGAGTACGAGGACTTCAGGGCCGAGGCCAGCCTGCACAGGAGCCGACAGCTCGAGAGCTTCTCCAAGGCTGCCGAGGCCTACAAGCAAGGACGCAAAGATGTGGCTTCGTTTTATGCACAACAG GGACAACTGCACGGAAAGCGGATGCATGAGGCCAATCGGCGCGCAGCGGTTCAGATTTTTGAGAGGCGCAACTCATCGCTGCTGCCCAGTAACATCCTGGATCTTCACGGGCTGCATGTTGATGAAGCGCTGGAGCATCTTGCGCAGGTCTTAGAGGACAAAACCACAG ACTGTGAGCAGGGTCTATGTCGACCTCAACTCTCTGTCATCACAGGAAGAGGGAACCACAGCCTGGGGGGCGTGGCCCGCATCCGCCCCGCCGTTATAGACTACCTCACCAGCAAACactacag GTTCACTGAGCCAAAGCCAGGTCTCGTGTTAGTCTCTTTGAAGTGA
- the rhoh gene encoding rho-related GTP-binding protein RhoH, which yields MNGLTEMSVKCVLVGDSAVGKTALLVRFTSETFPDTYKPTVFENTGVEVYMDGVQISLGLWDTAGNDNFRQIRPRSYQHADVVLICYSVANPNSLANVQHKWIAEVREYLPKVPVLVVATQTDLREFGAYRGNCITAAEGRQVAHEVHAKGYLECSSLSNRGVQQVFEYAVRMAVNQAKKQARRRMFSMNQCKVF from the coding sequence ATGAACGGCCTGACGGAGATGTCGGTGAAGTGCGTCCTGGTCGGGGACAGCGCAGTTGGCAAGACGGCCCTGCTGGTCCGCTTCACCTCAGAGACTTTCCCGGACACCTACAAGCCCACAGTGTTTGAGAACACAGGGGTGGAGGTGTACATGGACGGGGTTCAGATCAGCCTGGGGCTGTGGGATACGGCGGGCAACGACAACTTTCGACAGATCCGACCGAGATCTTACCAGCACGCCGACGTTGTTCTCATTTGCTACTCCGTGGCCAACCCGAACTCGCTGGCCAACGTCCAACATAAGTGGATCGCTGAGGTTCGAGAGTACCTGCCCAAGGTGCCGGTGTTGGTCGTGGCCACCCAGACGGATCTGCGGGAGTTTGGGGCGTATCGGGGGAACTGTATCACAGCGGCTGAGGGCAGACAAGTGGCTCATGAAGTCCACGCTAAAGGCTATCTAGAGTGCTCATCCTTGAGCAACCGCGGCGTCCAACAGGTGTTTGAGTATGCGGTGCGGATGGCCGTGAACCAGGCCAAAAAGCAGGCCAGGCGACGCATGTTCAGCATGAACCAGTGCAAGGTCTTTTGA
- the LOC109140193 gene encoding D(1) dopamine receptor, whose translation MNNTTASREELPAHRALTGCVLALLIVWTLLGNFTVCAAVFSYRHLRAKVTNIFIVSLALSDLLVAVLVMPWKAVAEVAGFWPFGGFCKTWLACDIMCSTASILNLCVISVDRYWAISSPFRYERCMNKKVASVMIGVTWTVSVVISFVPVQLNWHRAEIGDPVSEDFTLHGKSVDGSCDSSLSRTYAISSSLISFYIPVAIMIGTYTRIYRIAQMQIRMISSLERAAEHAQSCRLDVPEEFSHLCTEISANAYENHTRLHPDSQRSNQSHRELKVSIRKETKVLKTLSIIMGVFVCCWLPFFVLNCALPFCPGPESAGIQRGPYCVSEKTFDVFVWIGWSNSSLNPIIYAFNADFRDAFLRLLRCRGRGCCAAVSAAVETAMASNEAGHVKQGSPPNVKLSVSCSVKTRGSEDSGNTTVTVLCHRGTTSEQVTDTEESKDRLTQIPIGL comes from the coding sequence ATGAATAACACAACCGCCAGCCGGGAGGAGTTACCGGCGCACCGAGCTCTAACGGGCTGCGTCCTGGCGCTGCTCATCGTTTGGACGCTTTTAGGCAACTTCACGGTGTGCGCAGCCGTTTTTAGCTACCGGCACCTGCGCGCCAAGGTAACCAACATCTTCATCGTGTCCTTGGCGCTGTCTGACCTCCTGGTCGCCGTACTGGTGATGCCGTGGAAAGCTGTGGCTGAAGTGGCGGGCTTCTGGCCGTTTGGAGGATTCTGTAAGACCTGGCTGGCCTGCGACATCATGTGCTCCACGGCCTCCATCCTCAACCTGTGCGTCATTAGTGTGGACCGATACTGGGCCATCTCCAGCCCTTTCCGCTATGAGAGGTGTATGAACAAGAAGGTGGCCTCTGTTATGATCGGCGTGACCTGGACAGTCTCCGTGGTCATCTCCTTCGTCCCGGTGCAGCTGAACTGGCACCGGGCGGAGATCGGTGATCCGGTTTCGGAGGATTTTACGCTTCACGGTAAGAGTGTTGATGGGAGCTGTGACTCCAGCCTGAGCCGCACGTACGCCATCTCATCCTCCCTCATCAGCTTCTACATCCCCGTGGCCATCATGATTGGCACATACACCCGCATCTACCGGATAGCCCAGATGCAGATCCGGATGATATCCTCCTTGGAGCGTGCGGCGGAGCACGCGCAGAGTTGCCGCTTGGATGTACCTGAAGAGTTTTCTCACCTGTGCACGGAAATCAGTGCCAACGCATACGAGAATCACACGCGTCTTCATCCCGATTCTCAGCGCTCTAATCAGTCACACAGGGAGCTCAAAGTGTCCATCAGAAAAGAGACCAAAGTCCTCAAAACCCTGAGCATCATCATGGgtgtttttgtctgctgctggttGCCATTCTTTGTCCTGAACTGCGCTCTGCCTTTCTGTCCAGGACCAGAGTCCGCAGGGATCCAGAGGGGCCCTTACTGCGTGAGCGAGAAAACCTTCGATGTCTTCGTGTGGATCGGCTGGAGCAACTCATCCCTGAACCCGATCATCTACGCGTTCAACGCGGACTTCAGAGACGCCTTCTTGCGCTTGTTGCGCTGCCGCGGACGAGGCTGCTGCGCCGCGGTGAGCGCAGCGGTGGAGACCGCGATGGCGAGCAACGAGGCCGGACACGTGAAGCAGGGCAGCCCGCCGAACGTGAAGCTGAGCGTGTCGTGCTCCGTGAAAACCCGGGGGAGTGAGGACAGCGGGAACACGACGGTGACTGTGTTGTGTCACAGGGGTACGACCTCGGAGCAGGTGACGGACACTGAGGAAAGTAAAGACAGACTGACGCAGATACCAATAGGCCTATAA
- the chrna9a gene encoding neuronal acetylcholine receptor subunit alpha-9-I produces the protein MRKASLMIWISLLVQVSHGAQGQYARKLLNDLMEGYSNALRPVEDTDKALNVSLQITLSQIKDMDERNQVLTTYLWIRQVWHDAYLKWDKEEYDDLEMINIPSDLVWKPDIVLYNKADEESAGESSTNVKLRYNGEIVWDSPAITKSTCVVDVSYFPFDWQQCNLTFGSWTYNGNQVDISLGMDSGDLSDFVENVEWECHGMPAVRNVMMYGCCSDPYTEITYTLLLKRRSSFYIFNLLLPCFLISFLAPLGFYLPADSGEKVSLGVTVLLALTVFQLLVAESMPPAESMPYIGKYYIATMTMITASTSLTIFIMNIHFCGAEAKPVPQWAKVLIIDYMSKIFFVYEVGENCTTPESERTPLYPDEPMGGKSSFLDDRFHDYDSDPYKYSNGHGAHHQKNQANGNVNHHHYNNHNNHVSRLERGEGKRESMQRYHHIRRDELDYQASPHARNLQHLNGGLKEQLLFPAEKIQIQSCPCCCPCSQHKQVVKNIQFIANCFREQRATCVKVAEWKKVAKVMDRFFMWIFFVMVFLMSILIIAKAS, from the exons ATGAGGAAGGCATCGCTGATGATTTGGATCAGCCTTTTGGTGCAAG TGTCCCACGGCGCTCAGGGTCAGTATGCCCGCAAACTTCTGAATGATCTGATGGAGGGCTACTCCAACGCTCTGAGACCTGTGGAGGACACAGACAAAGCGCTCAATGTGTCTCTGCAGATCACCCTGTCACAGATCAAAGATATG gatgaGAGGAACCAGGTGCTAACCACGTACCTGTGGATCAGGCAGGTCTGGCATGATGCGTACCTGAAGTGGGACAAGGAGGAGTACGATGACCTTGAGATGATCAACATCCCCAGTGACCTGGTTTGGAAACCAGACATCGTCCTCTACAACAA agcagaCGAGGAGTCTGCAGGTGAATCCAGCACTAATGTGAAGCTGCGTTATAATGGAGAGATCGTCTGGGACTCTCCAGCGATCACAAAGAGCACATGTGTGGTGGACGTCTCCTACTTCCCCTTCGACTGGCAGCAGTGCAACCTGACCTTCGGCTCCTGGACCTACAACGGCAACCAG GTGGACATCAGTCTGGGCATGGACAGTGGTGACCTGTCTGACTTTGTGGAGAACGTGGAGTGGGAATGTCACGGCATGCCGGCGGTTAGAAACGTCATGATGTACGGCTGCTGCTCCGACCCTTACACGGAAATCACCTACACGTTGCTCCTGAAGCGCCGCTCCTCGTTCTACATCTTTAACCTGCTCCTGCCGTGCTTCCTCATCTCGTTCCTGGCCCCGCTGGGCTTCTACCTGCCGGCAGACTCCGGGGAGAAGGTTTCCCTCGGGGTCACGGTGCTGCTGGCGCTCACCGTGTTCCAGTTGTTGGTGGCTGAGAGCATGCCTCCTGCAGAAAGCATGCCCTACATAG GGAAGTACTACATAGCCACCATGACTATGATCACAGCCTCCACCTCtctcaccatcttcatcatgaACATTCATTTCTGTGGTGCTGAGGCCAAGCCGGTCCCTCAGTGGGCTAAGGTGCTCATCATAGACTACATGTCTAAGATCTTCTTCGTCTACGAGGTGGGGGAGAACTGCACCACCCCGGAGAGTGAGAGAACCCCACTGTACCCCGATGAACCCATGGGCGGGAAAAGCAGCTTCCTGGATGACCGTTTCCATGATTACGACAGCGACCCGTACAAGTACAGCAACGGCCACGGCGCGCACCATCAGAAAAACCAGGCGAACGGCAACGTCAACCATCACCattacaacaaccacaacaaccacgTTTCCAGACTGGAGAGGGGTGAAGGGAAGCGGGAGTCCATGCAACGCTACCACCACATCAGGAGGGATGAACTGGACTATCAGGCCTCACCTCATGCACGAAACCTCCAGCACCTGAATGGAGGGCTGAAGGAGCAGCTCCTCTTCCCCGCAGAGAAAATTCAAATCCAATCCTGCCCATGCTGCTGCCCCTGCAGCCAACATAAACAG GTGGTGAAGAACATCCAGTTCATCGCCAACTGCTTCCGCGAGCAGAGAGCTACCTGCGTGAAGGTGGCAGAGTGGAAGAAGGTGGCCAAGGTGATGGATAGGTTTTTCATGTGGATCTTCTTCGTCATGGTCTTCCTCATGAGCATCCTCATTATCGCCAAGGCATCCTGA